From a region of the Desulfuromonas sp. KJ2020 genome:
- a CDS encoding proline/glycine betaine ABC transporter permease yields MDMPLPKFPLGKGIEALIDFFTEHFAFITKGLSRVTETGIDALVEGMLFLPPWLLILIFAGIALWLSGRRIAIFAALGLLFIWNLGLWEATVSTIALVLISTLVAVSIGIPIGILAALYQGMNRVTMPVLDFMQTMPAFVYLIPAIPFFGLGPVSAIFSTVIFAMPPAIRLTCLGIRQVPEDLIEAADAFGSTRSQKLFKLQLPLATPTIMAGVNQTIMLSLSMVVIAAMIGAGGLGSEVWKAIQRLKPGMGFEAGLGVVIVAIILDRITQKITTRKSVNL; encoded by the coding sequence ATGGATATGCCCCTGCCGAAATTTCCCCTGGGAAAGGGCATTGAAGCCCTGATCGATTTCTTCACCGAGCATTTCGCCTTTATCACCAAGGGTCTCTCCCGGGTCACCGAGACCGGCATCGACGCCCTGGTCGAGGGCATGCTCTTTCTGCCCCCCTGGCTGCTCATCCTTATTTTCGCCGGCATCGCCCTGTGGCTGAGCGGGCGGCGCATCGCGATTTTTGCCGCCCTCGGACTGCTCTTCATCTGGAATCTGGGCCTGTGGGAAGCCACCGTTTCCACCATCGCCCTGGTGCTCATTTCCACCCTGGTGGCCGTGTCCATCGGGATCCCCATCGGCATCCTCGCCGCTCTCTACCAGGGGATGAATCGGGTGACCATGCCCGTGCTCGATTTCATGCAGACGATGCCCGCCTTTGTCTACCTGATTCCGGCCATCCCCTTTTTCGGCCTGGGTCCCGTTTCCGCCATCTTCTCCACCGTCATCTTCGCCATGCCGCCGGCTATCCGCCTGACCTGCCTCGGCATCCGGCAGGTGCCTGAAGATCTCATCGAGGCGGCGGACGCCTTCGGCTCGACCCGCAGCCAGAAGCTCTTCAAGCTGCAGCTGCCGCTGGCGACGCCGACCATCATGGCCGGCGTCAATCAGACCATCATGCTGTCCCTGTCCATGGTGGTCATCGCCGCCATGATCGGCGCCGGCGGTCTGGGCAGCGAGGTCTGGAAAGCGATCCAGCGTCTGAAGCCGGGGATGGGCTTTGAGGCCGGCCTGGGCGTGGTCATCGTCGCCATTATCCTCGATCGCATCACCCAGAAGATCACGACCCGCAAGTCCGTCAACCTTTAA
- a CDS encoding glycine betaine ABC transporter substrate-binding protein has translation MKSPFIRLAILLTALLSLGLLGCTKQEDETAKQAAAPTKKPVELIYVEWASEIASTNVVKAVLQEKMGYEVKTTAVGAAAMYQALAANDADGMVGAWVPTTHGHYLEEIKGKYVDLGPNLTGTRIGLVVPTYVTIDSLEELNANADKFNGRIVGIDPGAGLMSKTELALTEYGLDNFKLIEGTGATMTAALADAIKNNQWVVVTGWTPHWKFAAWDLKYLEDPKNIFGGEEFVHTIVRQGLQEDQPEVYAFLDKFNWTPEDMATVMIWNEEEGADPYENAKRWINENPEKVAEWLK, from the coding sequence ATGAAATCACCCTTTATTCGCCTGGCTATCCTTTTGACAGCCCTGTTGAGCCTGGGACTTTTGGGCTGCACCAAACAGGAAGACGAGACCGCCAAGCAGGCGGCCGCCCCGACCAAAAAGCCCGTTGAGCTGATCTACGTCGAGTGGGCTTCCGAAATCGCCAGCACCAACGTTGTCAAGGCCGTTCTGCAGGAAAAGATGGGGTATGAAGTGAAGACGACTGCTGTCGGTGCGGCCGCCATGTATCAGGCCCTCGCCGCCAACGACGCCGACGGCATGGTCGGCGCCTGGGTTCCGACCACCCACGGCCACTATTTGGAGGAAATCAAGGGCAAGTACGTGGACCTCGGCCCCAACCTCACGGGTACCCGAATCGGACTGGTCGTGCCGACCTATGTCACCATCGACTCGCTCGAAGAGCTCAATGCCAACGCGGATAAGTTCAATGGCCGTATCGTCGGCATCGACCCCGGCGCCGGCCTCATGTCCAAAACGGAGCTCGCCCTCACCGAATACGGGCTGGACAACTTCAAACTCATTGAAGGAACCGGCGCCACCATGACCGCCGCCCTGGCCGACGCCATCAAGAACAACCAGTGGGTCGTCGTCACCGGCTGGACGCCTCATTGGAAGTTCGCCGCCTGGGACCTCAAGTATCTGGAAGATCCCAAAAATATCTTTGGCGGAGAGGAATTCGTCCACACCATCGTGCGCCAGGGTCTGCAGGAAGACCAGCCTGAAGTCTACGCCTTTCTGGACAAGTTCAACTGGACACCGGAAGACATGGCCACGGTCATGATCTGGAATGAAGAAGAAGGGGCGGACCCTTACGAGAACGCCAAGCGCTGGATCAATGAAAATCCGGAAAAAGTGGCCGAGTGGCTGAAGTAA
- a CDS encoding YkgJ family cysteine cluster protein — translation MTSTDEKMALWPALKTAVGEDQHRLDREMARWSEAYGERGGKIHCSRGCRNCCTLHVEVSLTEALLVSDALTVEQAAAVEAAVERMGAELAGVDDFKTFLRRYRQRVGACPFLDADGVCTVYAVRPFACRALLSTRPADWCAIDFATLSPLERTLFMDSLDRTVVAFPTHYVADTQERAQELEAAAIAAMRERFGLAVSGNLPYLVHLQRRYGLSEALAQGEKAVRELLHHHGIDSPFLVHLHT, via the coding sequence ATGACATCGACAGACGAAAAGATGGCGCTGTGGCCAGCCTTGAAGACGGCCGTCGGCGAAGATCAGCATAGGCTGGACCGGGAGATGGCCCGCTGGAGCGAGGCCTATGGCGAGCGCGGCGGAAAGATTCATTGTAGCCGGGGCTGCCGCAACTGCTGCACGCTTCACGTCGAGGTGTCCCTGACCGAGGCCCTGCTGGTCAGCGATGCGCTCACCGTCGAACAGGCAGCGGCGGTGGAAGCCGCCGTGGAGCGCATGGGGGCGGAGCTCGCCGGCGTCGACGATTTCAAAACCTTCCTGCGCCGCTATCGGCAACGGGTTGGCGCCTGTCCCTTTCTCGATGCGGATGGGGTTTGCACGGTCTACGCCGTGCGTCCCTTCGCCTGCCGGGCCCTGCTCTCCACCCGCCCCGCCGATTGGTGCGCCATCGATTTCGCCACGCTGTCCCCGTTGGAGCGCACCCTTTTTATGGACAGTCTCGACCGTACTGTGGTCGCTTTTCCCACCCACTATGTGGCGGACACCCAGGAGCGGGCCCAGGAGCTGGAAGCTGCGGCCATCGCCGCCATGCGGGAGCGCTTTGGTCTGGCCGTCAGTGGCAATCTGCCCTATCTCGTCCATCTGCAGCGCCGGTATGGCCTGAGCGAGGCGCTGGCGCAGGGAGAAAAGGCAGTACGGGAGCTGCTGCACCATCACGGCATCGACTCGCCTTTTCTCGTTCATCTCCATACCTGA
- a CDS encoding glycosyltransferase family 2 protein — protein sequence MDLLFWLGLVTLLIVTPAALIAYLGSRRLTFLREVAPALPATPPKVSVVIAARNEERHLRQALQSILRLDYPDYEVIVVNDRSEDGTGVILQELGATDKRLRLLTIDELPAGWLGKNHALWRGSALARGELLLFTDADVVMEPSTLTRAIALFDREQLDHLAATPVPHMPTHFLNIFGATFGLIFGMYVRPWKARDPKSRCHIGIGAFNLVRMTAYQEVGGHRTIALRPDDDLKLGKILKKGGFSQDVAYGSGLISVEWYASVGEVIRGLEKNVFAGTDYRLSLIIAGALFHLAVSVWPYAALLLTTGTTRLLYAAIVAVLTFSLIDGARFHGYRRWYAAGYPLAAALFTYILLRSVTLNLLQGGITWRGTFYSLAELRQNRV from the coding sequence ATGGATTTACTCTTCTGGCTGGGGCTCGTCACTCTGCTGATCGTCACCCCGGCGGCGCTGATCGCCTATCTCGGCAGTCGCCGCCTGACTTTTCTGCGCGAGGTGGCCCCGGCGTTGCCCGCCACACCTCCCAAAGTCTCGGTGGTCATTGCCGCCCGCAACGAGGAGCGCCACCTCCGCCAGGCCCTGCAGTCGATCCTGCGCCTGGATTATCCTGACTACGAAGTGATCGTGGTCAACGACCGCTCGGAAGACGGGACCGGCGTCATTCTGCAGGAGCTCGGCGCCACCGACAAGCGCCTGCGCCTGCTCACCATCGACGAACTGCCGGCCGGCTGGCTTGGCAAGAATCACGCCCTCTGGCGTGGCAGTGCACTGGCCCGTGGCGAACTGCTCCTCTTCACCGACGCCGACGTGGTCATGGAACCGAGCACCCTGACCCGCGCCATCGCCCTTTTCGACCGTGAACAGCTCGATCACCTGGCCGCCACGCCGGTGCCGCACATGCCCACCCATTTTCTCAATATCTTCGGGGCCACTTTCGGTCTGATCTTCGGCATGTACGTGCGCCCCTGGAAAGCCCGCGACCCGAAAAGCCGCTGTCACATCGGTATCGGCGCCTTCAACCTGGTGCGCATGACGGCCTACCAGGAGGTCGGCGGCCACCGCACCATCGCCCTGCGTCCGGACGACGACCTCAAGCTGGGCAAGATCCTCAAAAAAGGGGGATTTTCGCAGGATGTCGCCTACGGCAGCGGCCTCATCAGCGTCGAATGGTACGCCAGCGTCGGCGAGGTGATCCGCGGGCTGGAGAAGAACGTCTTTGCCGGCACCGACTACCGCCTGTCACTGATTATCGCCGGGGCCCTTTTTCATCTGGCCGTCAGTGTCTGGCCCTACGCCGCCCTTCTGCTGACGACGGGAACGACCCGCCTGCTCTACGCGGCCATCGTCGCGGTGCTGACCTTCAGCCTGATTGACGGCGCCCGCTTTCACGGCTACCGGCGCTGGTACGCCGCCGGCTATCCCCTGGCCGCCGCCCTCTTTACCTACATCCTGCTGCGCTCCGTCACCCTTAACCTGCTGCAGGGCGGCATCACCTGGCGTGGCACCTTCTATTCCCTGGCAGAGCTGCGCCAGAACCGGGTGTGA
- a CDS encoding ABC-F family ATP-binding cassette domain-containing protein: MNVIDITDLHKSYGARTVLAGIGLTLGEEEKVGVIGRNGCGKSTLLRIIAGLESADAGRVIRKRDLTAVYLPQEPELDPTQSIRQTLDAALGEARRRLSRFQTISDELHTAHGEAAERLLHEQHEIQSWLDLHGAWNLDHKVADLCGQLGLVDPRQRVGELSGGGVKRVALAAALLREPELLLLDEPTNHLDADTVAWLETALRTFAGAVMLVTHDRYFLDRVVNRMFEIDQGQLTSFAGGYSAYLEQKQELLLREERSQDRLLNLLRREEAWLRRGAKARTTKQKARIDRVEQLQGQKKTGSGREMKLELEMGQRLGGTILELAGLTVEMEGRPLIRDLDLIMRKGERIGILGPNGCGKTTLLRTVLGELSPAAGTVVLGKNTRIGYLDQARSGLDPEQFVHEAVGEGDWVTVAGHKRHKIGYLEDFLFSRDEQRKRISTLSGGERARLLLAKLMLEEANLIILDEPTNDLDIPTMQVLEEAFNAFPGCVLVVTHDRWFLDRIATGILHFEPGGRMQFSEGNYEDFCRLQALQAEEAAAVKTPLKAKEAEVRVRKRAGLSYKEQRELEAVEAEIAEREAEMAELEAMLSDPARLGGDSGRLEETARQFAAAESRLEELMARWEELEVKKAGE, encoded by the coding sequence ATGAACGTCATCGACATAACCGATCTGCACAAAAGCTATGGTGCCCGCACCGTCCTCGCCGGCATTGGCCTTACCCTTGGCGAGGAGGAGAAGGTCGGGGTCATCGGTCGTAACGGCTGCGGCAAGTCGACGCTGCTGCGCATTATTGCCGGGTTGGAATCGGCCGATGCCGGGCGGGTCATCCGCAAGCGGGACCTGACCGCCGTCTACCTGCCACAGGAGCCGGAACTCGACCCCACCCAGAGTATCCGCCAGACCCTTGATGCCGCCCTCGGCGAAGCGCGCCGCCGGCTGTCCCGCTTTCAGACTATCTCCGACGAACTGCACACCGCCCACGGGGAGGCCGCCGAGCGTCTGCTGCACGAACAGCATGAAATCCAGAGCTGGCTCGACCTGCACGGGGCGTGGAATCTCGATCACAAAGTGGCTGACCTGTGCGGCCAGCTCGGTCTGGTCGATCCGCGGCAGCGGGTGGGGGAACTCTCCGGCGGCGGCGTCAAGCGGGTCGCCCTGGCGGCGGCGCTGCTGCGCGAGCCCGAACTGCTGCTGCTCGACGAGCCCACCAACCACCTGGACGCCGACACCGTCGCCTGGCTGGAAACGGCCCTGCGCACCTTCGCCGGGGCGGTGATGCTCGTCACCCATGACCGCTATTTTCTCGATCGGGTCGTCAACCGCATGTTCGAGATCGATCAGGGTCAACTGACGTCCTTCGCCGGTGGGTACAGCGCCTACCTGGAGCAGAAGCAGGAGCTGCTGCTGCGCGAGGAACGCTCGCAGGACCGCCTGCTCAATCTGCTGCGACGGGAAGAAGCCTGGCTGCGGCGCGGGGCCAAGGCCCGTACCACCAAGCAGAAGGCGCGCATTGACCGGGTCGAACAGCTGCAGGGGCAGAAGAAGACCGGTTCCGGCCGGGAGATGAAGCTCGAACTGGAGATGGGGCAGCGCCTGGGTGGTACCATCCTCGAACTCGCCGGGCTGACGGTCGAGATGGAAGGCCGCCCCCTCATTCGCGACCTCGACCTCATTATGCGCAAGGGGGAGCGTATCGGCATCCTCGGTCCCAACGGCTGCGGCAAGACCACCCTGCTGCGTACCGTTCTCGGCGAGCTGTCGCCGGCTGCCGGCACCGTCGTTCTCGGCAAAAACACGCGTATCGGCTATCTCGATCAGGCCCGTAGCGGCCTCGATCCCGAGCAGTTCGTGCACGAGGCGGTGGGGGAGGGGGACTGGGTCACGGTCGCCGGCCACAAACGCCACAAAATCGGCTATCTGGAGGATTTTCTCTTCTCCCGCGATGAGCAGCGCAAACGCATCTCCACCCTTTCCGGTGGCGAGCGGGCCCGGCTGCTGCTGGCCAAGCTCATGCTCGAAGAAGCCAACCTCATCATTCTCGACGAGCCGACCAACGATCTCGACATTCCCACCATGCAGGTGCTCGAAGAGGCCTTCAACGCCTTTCCCGGCTGCGTGCTGGTCGTCACCCACGATCGCTGGTTTCTCGACCGCATCGCCACCGGTATCCTCCATTTTGAGCCGGGTGGCCGCATGCAATTCTCCGAGGGGAACTACGAGGATTTCTGCCGGCTGCAGGCCCTGCAGGCCGAGGAGGCAGCGGCGGTGAAAACGCCCCTCAAGGCCAAAGAGGCGGAGGTCCGGGTGCGCAAGCGGGCCGGGCTCAGCTACAAGGAACAGCGGGAGCTCGAAGCGGTAGAGGCGGAAATCGCCGAACGGGAAGCCGAAATGGCCGAACTGGAGGCGATGCTCTCCGACCCCGCCCGCCTGGGCGGCGACAGCGGCCGTCTTGAAGAAACGGCTCGCCAGTTTGCCGCGGCTGAAAGTCGGCTGGAGGAATTGATGGCCCGCTGGGAAGAACTGGAAGTAAAAAAAGCCGGCGAATGA
- a CDS encoding cytochrome c biogenesis CcdA family protein produces MMPLDLSLSSLLMALAAGFASLASPCVLPVVPIIVTGTPQDHRLRPVLIVLGLSVSFIAMGAVSSLFGGAVAGVMPTLEKVAGVVVIFFGVLMLFDVNLFKRLTFFARLPAAGSGRWSGLILGLTLGLVWIPCVGPVLSGLLALVATDGRLSVGLLLLAVYSLGFAIPMLLAAYASQSVRQKIRAVNRHPLAVRLVSGLLLIAFGVYILKAGMLSIGFTTA; encoded by the coding sequence ATGATGCCTCTTGATTTGTCGCTGTCCTCGCTGCTCATGGCTCTGGCCGCCGGTTTTGCCAGCCTGGCTTCCCCCTGCGTGCTGCCCGTCGTGCCCATCATCGTTACCGGCACGCCGCAGGACCACCGGCTGCGCCCCGTCCTCATCGTGCTAGGACTCAGCGTCAGTTTTATCGCCATGGGGGCGGTGAGTTCCCTCTTTGGCGGAGCCGTGGCCGGTGTCATGCCGACGTTGGAGAAGGTGGCAGGGGTGGTGGTCATCTTCTTTGGCGTCCTCATGCTCTTCGACGTCAACCTCTTTAAACGCCTCACCTTCTTTGCGCGCCTGCCGGCGGCGGGGTCGGGGCGCTGGTCGGGGCTGATCCTCGGATTGACGCTGGGGCTGGTGTGGATCCCCTGTGTCGGCCCCGTGCTGTCAGGGCTGCTGGCCCTGGTTGCCACGGACGGCCGCCTTTCCGTCGGGCTCCTGCTGCTGGCCGTCTACTCCCTCGGGTTCGCCATCCCCATGCTGCTGGCCGCCTACGCCAGCCAGTCCGTGCGCCAGAAAATACGCGCCGTCAACCGTCACCCGCTGGCTGTGCGACTGGTCAGCGGCCTGCTGCTCATCGCTTTCGGGGTCTATATTCTGAAGGCGGGGATGCTGAGCATCGGCTTCACCACGGCATGA
- a CDS encoding co-chaperone YbbN: protein MIKVWLLILFALLPACTDSEPKTAAAPPPVAVSGPAAEQAAGPFLVFFLDPNGGPCRLQNDILNRMANELDGQAELRYVQTTVPTDLNYFYAYGIRGLPALVLVDGEGREIRRLPPGVRSAEEIRQLLKSAANP from the coding sequence ATGATAAAAGTATGGTTGTTGATTTTGTTCGCCCTGTTGCCGGCCTGCACCGACAGCGAGCCGAAAACGGCGGCGGCACCGCCGCCGGTGGCGGTTTCCGGGCCGGCGGCTGAACAGGCCGCGGGTCCTTTTCTGGTCTTTTTTCTCGATCCTAACGGCGGGCCCTGCCGCCTGCAGAACGACATTCTGAACCGGATGGCCAATGAGCTGGATGGCCAGGCCGAGCTTCGCTATGTGCAGACGACAGTGCCGACGGACCTCAACTATTTCTACGCTTACGGTATTCGCGGCCTGCCGGCGCTGGTGCTGGTCGATGGCGAGGGGCGCGAAATCAGGCGTCTTCCCCCCGGCGTGCGTAGCGCCGAGGAAATCCGTCAACTGCTGAAAAGCGCCGCGAACCCGTGA
- a CDS encoding putative nucleotidyltransferase substrate binding domain-containing protein has translation MDLIRTLQDTEPFSQLPAEILADFEEHAVVQKFPPHTHIFHQHDPPTGYLYLISKGLVEIVALTPGGVEMVVDYRKEGQFFGATPIFTGERYTAGARTVKATECYLLPQELLTRAAKHCPQITEHFTRTILSRVRSLYSDMVEDHTQKALTQMEAYPFKKRLSEIMSSPVETCEPTTSVREVARLMIERGIGSLIVRDDQKAAAGIITEHDLVRKVMAREGTDCDTLTAAEVMTPNPHTMPVNAYMYEATSFLMGHRIKHLPVIDRGEVVGMVTLRDLMKYRSQKSMILVGSVKEARSIDELVTARASVVKVAKALMGEARSHFETMEILSYIHHCIMRRCFDLIIEEMKQEGMKPPNIRFCLIIMGSGGRKEMLLNPDQDNGLLYEDFPDSELERVEAFFQPFSERLVQAFERIGYPLCNGKVMANNPYWRGRLKDWQERINRWITVPEPKRVMYSTIFLDFMPLAGDATLCRDLRSILHDALRRHPIFFFYLLENDLNLKSPLGMLGRFVVEKSGEHKGLISLKQAGSVFIVDCVRMFLLEKGVDATTTVERLDELVRLGVFNHETAEHLKAAFEAFTFLRLRHEIALIEQGKTPSHYIDPYALSKNEQDILREALRAAAKLQDSTKRHFGRGMRS, from the coding sequence ATGGATTTGATCAGGACATTGCAGGATACGGAGCCTTTCAGCCAACTCCCGGCGGAGATTCTGGCCGATTTCGAAGAGCATGCCGTCGTCCAGAAATTCCCGCCCCACACCCATATTTTCCACCAGCACGATCCCCCCACCGGCTACCTCTACCTGATCAGCAAAGGCCTGGTTGAAATCGTCGCCCTGACGCCAGGCGGGGTGGAGATGGTCGTCGACTACCGCAAGGAGGGGCAGTTCTTCGGCGCTACCCCCATTTTTACCGGCGAGCGCTATACCGCCGGAGCCCGCACGGTGAAAGCGACGGAGTGCTACCTGCTGCCGCAGGAGCTGCTGACCCGCGCCGCCAAGCACTGCCCTCAGATTACCGAGCATTTCACCCGCACAATCCTCTCCCGCGTACGCAGCCTCTATTCGGATATGGTCGAGGATCATACCCAGAAGGCGCTGACGCAGATGGAGGCCTACCCGTTCAAAAAGCGCCTGTCCGAGATCATGTCGTCACCGGTGGAGACCTGTGAGCCGACGACCTCGGTGCGTGAGGTGGCCCGTTTGATGATTGAACGGGGCATTGGTTCGCTCATCGTTCGCGATGACCAGAAGGCCGCCGCGGGAATCATCACCGAGCACGATCTGGTGCGCAAGGTCATGGCGCGGGAGGGCACCGATTGCGACACCCTGACCGCCGCCGAGGTAATGACGCCCAATCCGCATACCATGCCCGTGAATGCCTACATGTACGAAGCCACCAGTTTTCTCATGGGGCATCGCATCAAGCACCTGCCGGTCATCGATCGCGGCGAGGTGGTGGGTATGGTGACCCTGCGCGACCTCATGAAGTACCGCAGCCAAAAGTCGATGATCCTGGTGGGCAGCGTCAAAGAGGCTCGCTCCATTGACGAGCTGGTGACGGCCCGGGCCAGTGTGGTCAAGGTGGCCAAAGCTCTCATGGGGGAGGCGCGTTCCCATTTCGAGACCATGGAGATCCTCTCCTACATTCATCACTGCATCATGCGGCGCTGTTTTGATCTCATTATCGAGGAGATGAAGCAGGAGGGGATGAAACCGCCGAATATCCGGTTCTGCCTCATTATCATGGGCAGCGGCGGGCGCAAGGAGATGCTGCTCAATCCGGACCAGGACAACGGACTGCTCTACGAAGATTTCCCCGATTCGGAGCTGGAGCGGGTCGAGGCCTTCTTTCAGCCTTTTTCCGAGCGACTGGTTCAGGCCTTCGAACGCATTGGCTATCCCCTGTGCAACGGCAAGGTCATGGCCAACAACCCCTACTGGCGCGGACGGCTCAAGGACTGGCAGGAGCGCATCAACCGCTGGATCACCGTGCCCGAGCCGAAGCGGGTCATGTATTCCACCATCTTTCTCGACTTCATGCCTTTGGCCGGTGACGCGACCCTCTGTCGGGATTTGCGCAGCATCCTGCATGACGCCTTGCGGCGCCACCCGATCTTCTTCTTCTACCTGCTGGAGAATGATCTGAACCTCAAATCCCCTCTCGGCATGCTGGGGCGCTTCGTGGTGGAAAAGAGTGGCGAACACAAAGGTCTAATCTCTCTGAAACAGGCCGGCAGCGTTTTTATCGTCGACTGCGTGCGCATGTTTCTGCTGGAGAAGGGGGTAGATGCCACCACCACGGTGGAGCGGCTGGACGAGCTGGTGCGGCTGGGCGTCTTCAATCACGAAACGGCCGAACATCTCAAGGCAGCCTTTGAAGCTTTCACATTTCTGCGCCTGCGCCACGAAATCGCCCTCATCGAGCAGGGGAAAACCCCTTCCCACTACATCGATCCCTACGCGCTCTCCAAAAACGAGCAGGATATCCTGCGCGAGGCCTTGCGGGCCGCCGCCAAACTGCAGGATTCCACCAAGCGTCACTTTGGGCGGGGCATGCGTAGCTGA
- a CDS encoding sodium:solute symporter family protein has translation MSLAAITYLVVGLTFALYIGIALWARAGSTSEFYVAGGGVHPVLNGMATGADWMSAASFISMAGLIANMGYGGSLFLMGWTGGYVLLAMLLAPYLRKFGKFTVPQFVGDRFYSKGASSVAVICLLTASLTYIIGQMTGVGVAFSRFLGVSNATGIYIGMGIVFMYAVFGGMKGITYTQVAQYCVLILAYTIPAIFISLQLTGNPIPQLGLGSDMVGSSVSLLEKLNLIVTDLGFAEYTTSVPGSKLNMFVYTVSLMIGTAGLPHVIVRFFTVPKVKDARYSAGWALVFIAILYTTAPAVAAMAKMNLHATVNKAVHSGGDMYATENSIVYDERPAWMQRWEVTGLLKFDDKNGDGRIQYYNDKTKNPEVLAKAQAAGWQGNELSVNADIMVLANPEIAMLPNWVIALVAAGGLAAALSTAAGLLLAISSAISHDLLKDMWMPNMSEKGELMAGKIAMACSIIVAGYLGLNPPGFAAGTVALAFGIAASSLFPCLMMGIFNKRMNKEGAIAGMVAGLLVTLFYVFAHKGIFFIKGTDYLGLIGGANSFFGITPEAFGAIGALINFGVAYVVSKMTAAPPEHIQHLVESVRVPRGAKAVDGSHGH, from the coding sequence ATGAGTCTCGCAGCAATCACCTATCTTGTCGTTGGTCTCACTTTTGCTCTGTATATCGGTATCGCCCTTTGGGCCCGAGCTGGGAGCACCAGTGAATTCTATGTCGCCGGCGGCGGCGTTCACCCTGTCCTGAACGGTATGGCAACCGGTGCTGACTGGATGTCGGCCGCCTCGTTCATCTCCATGGCCGGTCTCATCGCCAACATGGGCTACGGCGGTTCGCTCTTTCTTATGGGCTGGACCGGCGGCTACGTTCTGCTGGCCATGCTGCTGGCCCCCTATCTGCGCAAGTTCGGTAAATTTACCGTACCGCAGTTCGTCGGGGATCGCTTCTATTCCAAGGGCGCGAGCTCGGTGGCGGTCATCTGTCTGCTGACAGCTTCGTTGACCTACATCATCGGTCAGATGACCGGCGTCGGTGTCGCCTTCTCCCGCTTCCTCGGCGTCTCCAACGCTACCGGTATCTACATCGGTATGGGCATCGTCTTCATGTATGCCGTTTTCGGCGGCATGAAGGGCATCACCTACACCCAGGTCGCCCAGTACTGCGTCCTGATTCTGGCTTACACCATTCCGGCCATCTTCATTTCCCTGCAGCTGACCGGCAACCCCATCCCCCAGTTGGGCCTTGGCTCCGACATGGTGGGCAGCAGCGTCAGCCTGCTCGAGAAACTCAACCTCATCGTGACCGATCTCGGCTTCGCCGAATACACGACTTCGGTGCCGGGCAGCAAGCTGAACATGTTCGTCTACACGGTCTCCCTGATGATCGGTACGGCTGGTCTGCCCCACGTTATCGTGCGCTTCTTCACAGTGCCTAAAGTTAAGGACGCTCGTTACTCGGCTGGTTGGGCCCTGGTCTTCATCGCTATCCTCTACACCACCGCTCCTGCCGTGGCCGCCATGGCCAAGATGAACCTGCACGCCACCGTCAACAAGGCTGTTCATTCCGGCGGCGACATGTATGCCACGGAAAACAGCATCGTGTACGATGAGCGTCCGGCCTGGATGCAGCGTTGGGAAGTTACCGGCCTGCTCAAATTCGACGACAAGAACGGCGACGGCCGCATCCAGTACTACAACGACAAGACCAAGAACCCCGAGGTTCTGGCCAAGGCCCAGGCGGCCGGCTGGCAGGGCAACGAGCTTTCGGTCAACGCCGATATCATGGTTCTGGCCAATCCTGAGATCGCCATGCTGCCCAACTGGGTCATCGCCCTGGTAGCGGCCGGTGGTCTGGCCGCCGCGCTCTCCACCGCGGCTGGTCTGCTCCTCGCCATCTCCTCGGCTATCTCCCATGACCTGCTCAAGGACATGTGGATGCCCAACATGAGTGAAAAGGGCGAACTGATGGCCGGTAAGATCGCCATGGCTTGCTCCATCATCGTGGCCGGCTATCTCGGCCTCAACCCGCCGGGCTTCGCCGCCGGTACCGTGGCTCTGGCTTTCGGTATCGCTGCCAGCTCCCTCTTCCCCTGTCTGATGATGGGTATCTTCAACAAGCGGATGAACAAGGAAGGCGCCATCGCCGGTATGGTCGCCGGTCTGCTGGTTACTCTCTTCTACGTCTTCGCTCACAAGGGGATCTTCTTCATCAAGGGCACGGACTATCTCGGCCTGATCGGCGGCGCCAACTCTTTCTTCGGCATCACCCCCGAGGCCTTCGGCGCCATCGGTGCCCTGATCAACTTCGGTGTGGCTTATGTGGTCAGCAAGATGACCGCCGCTCCTCCCGAGCACATCCAGCACCTGGTCGAAAGCGTCCGCGTACCTCGCGGCGCCAAGGCTGTGGATGGCAGCCACGGGCACTAG
- a CDS encoding DUF4212 domain-containing protein, with translation MDRSAQAYWKAVLTLVAQILAVWFVVSYGAGILFADALNNISLGGYPLGFWFAQQGSMYIFVALIFIYAYLMGKIDEKFDVHEQ, from the coding sequence ATGGACAGAAGTGCACAAGCGTATTGGAAGGCGGTTCTAACACTGGTGGCTCAGATCCTGGCGGTCTGGTTTGTGGTGTCCTACGGGGCGGGCATCCTCTTCGCCGATGCCCTCAACAACATCAGTCTGGGTGGCTACCCGCTGGGCTTCTGGTTCGCTCAGCAGGGATCGATGTACATCTTCGTGGCTCTTATCTTCATCTATGCGTATCTGATGGGTAAGATCGACGAAAAATTTGACGTTCACGAGCAATAA